A genome region from Penaeus chinensis breed Huanghai No. 1 chromosome 22, ASM1920278v2, whole genome shotgun sequence includes the following:
- the LOC125037207 gene encoding oplophorus-luciferin 2-monooxygenase non-catalytic subunit-like codes for MAGLHRLLALLALALGSVTVSVAEDGAKDGELRSLPCPDPQDISPCVCTVSEQHKMDIDCSQVESEDQLAQVFSSYIPFTNFHALYINENQHLKILRNGDLGPASFEWIYITGGVLEEVQDEALSQSYPTASHINFQANNVSKFPFHELSLFTSLVHLQMRTNSLDSFPVLHSDTLEEIVLNENLFGEIPLDGFHGVKNLYSISVSANDVEILRPGTLTDLPHLHYLHLDRNQLTDIPAGAIGFSEKGSLYLQNNNIKSIAIGSITGVNAGHIYLAKNSLVALEEGAFRPFLDGGATLDVDENPLGCGCDLAWLITNSNFMALTSPAASCYDGELLTSLDPAIYADLC; via the exons ATGGCTGGACTCCATCGGCTCCTCGCCCTCCTTGCCCTCGCCCTCGGCAGTGTAACTGTCAGTGTGGCCGAGGACGGAGCCAAGGATGGTGAATTACGTAGCCTTCCTTGCCCTGATCCCCAGGACATCTCCCCCTGCGTGTGCACCGTGAGCGAGCAGCACAAAATGGACATCGACTGCTCGCAGGTGGAGAGCGAAGACCAGCTGGCTCAGGTCTTCTCCTCCTACATCCCTTTCACTAATTTCCACGCGCTGTACATCAATGAAAACCAGCATTTGAAGATTCTGCGAAATGGAGACCTTGGCCCGGCTTCCTTCGAGTGGATTTACATAACGGGAGGCGTCCTCGAGGAAGTGCAAGACGAGGCGCTATCTCAAAGTTACCCAACAGCATCACATATTAATTTTCAAGCGAATAATGTGTCGAAGTTTCCATTCCACGAACTGTCTCTCTTCACGTCGCTTGTGCATTTACAAATGCGCACTAATTCGCTCGACAGTTTTCCTGTGCTGCATTCCGACACTCTAGAGGAGATTGTTTTGAATGAAAACTTGTTTGGCGAAATTCCTCTTGATGGATTCCATGGGGTTAAGAATCTGTACAGTATAAGTGTCTCTGCTAATGATGTGGAAATACTTCGCCCAG GAACCTTGACCGACCTTCCTCATCTTCACTATTTGCATCTTGACCGTAACCAACTAACTGACATTCCTGCTGGAGCCATAGGATTCAGTGAGAAAGGTAGTCTTTACCtgcaaaacaacaacattaaaagtATTGCCATTGGCAGTATTACAG GTGTCAACGCTGGTCATATCTATCTCGCGAAGAACTCACTCGTGGCTCTTGAGGAGGGCGCCTTCCGGCCGTTTCTGGACGGAGGAGCCACGCTGGATGTCGACG aGAACCCCCTCGGATGTGGCTGCGACCTCGCCTGGCTCATCACCAACAGCAACTTCATGGCCCTTACCTCGCCGGCTGCCTCCTGCTACGACGGAGAGCTTCTGACCAGTCTCGACCCAGCTATTTATGCAGATCTGTGCTAA